Part of the Brassica oleracea var. oleracea cultivar TO1000 chromosome C8, BOL, whole genome shotgun sequence genome is shown below.
ATAGTATTAGAAAGAACAACAGGCATGGCTCCAGCCAACTAATAACTAGTTGAGAACAGATTTGGATAGTATATACTTTTATATACAGGGGAGCCTAAAAGATTGAATGCATGGCCACTTTGTATGACAGATTTTTCCTTTTTCTTTGGTTCATCAAGAATACAATATCAAATAGAGTTTCATTTGATCAACAACATAATTAGTGAAGCTGTTTTCTATTCCCTTTATACTTTTTCTTGTGAGGTTACATGGTGGACTTTCTAAGCTAAGCAGCTTTCACTTTCTCTGCATATCTGCTTGTATCTTCCGAGTAAAGCACACCGTCCCGCGATAGAAGACGTATGAGGGCTAGAGAAAACCGAGCCTGCAAACAATTCATCTTAAGATTTAAGAAGAGCAAAAGATGCGTGTGTGTGTTATATGGCTTATACTAAAGGTGTAGCATTTTTTACCCATTGGAATCCCACGAGAGCATACCAGCAACCTCTCAACCCAAATCCTCCATTGCTCAGAAGCTTTTAGTCAAATTGTAAACAGTCAATGCAAAGAGGAGAGAGAGTTACATATAAATTGTAATTCAGGAGAATGAAGCAAAGAGTGAGAGAGTGAGCTACCATAACTACAAGCCCAGCAACGGCAAAGCATCCAGTCATTGTTAAGCTGATATATCTAAGGTCTCGTCCAGCCTTCATTTTACAACAACAGTTTTAGAAAGAATATCAGAAGTACACTGAGACACAAAAGTCCAAGCTTACCAGCAATGTGCCTTCAAGACTGTGAGTACTCGGAGTGGCGAACAAAGCAAGAAAATATGGTATTATGACCGTGTGCATCTGTCACGATAAAAAAAAAAGTGTTTCAAGATGCCATGTACACATATGAGACAAATTGTAAAAAAAAGAAGTAATACCTGGAACGTGACAGCCTTGTCATGTGTAAAGATGCTAGGGAACAGCCATGGAATTGCTGTGCCAATGGTTCCCACTACTATTCCTAGTGTAGCGCCGATGATAACCAGTGACTTCAGAAGCATTCTAGCCTACATAAAACAGTAGGCAACTGTAAAAAAAAAAGATGTATCAATGGTTTCAGCTGAGGCAATTTTCACCAATAACGGACTTACTTTAGGCAAATTGCGATTGACTCCAAATAACAACTCAGGCATAAAGGACTGTGCAGTTTGAGAGAGAGGCTCTCCCCAGACCGTACACATGGTATATGTCTGAAGCATAACCTAGAGAGAGAGATCAAAAGAAGTTTAACTTACTCAAATAAAAAAGACATGGTTAGTGGTGAAAAATATACAACAAAAAAAGGGACATATATCACCTGATGAGCAGCTATGACGCTTGTACCCATTGATGTAGCAAAGTAGACAAGGAGCGTATAGAACAAAACCTAAAGGGAAGAAAATAAAAAAACAGACGTATTCAGATATGATAAGAGACAGATCCTTGTTGCAACTGAGTGTCTGTCTACCTTTGACATCATAGTTATAAACACTGGGGCAGCGAGACCAAAGATCATCAAGAGTTCACTTGGAGAAGGAACAGAGAGTGAGAAAGCGCTGTATCCTTTCTTGTTCAATGCGTCCATCATCATATAAGCTGCAACAACCTAAATACATCTCGAATTAACACCATCATATTTGCTAACTTCGATTGGAATCTTTTCAGCTTACTTGTGAGACCATAGTCGCCCATGCTGCACCTGCTATACCGTATCCAAGAAAGGTGCACAAGACAATGTCACCAACGCCGTTTATTGCACTAGCAACTGCTAATGCCTTTAAAGGTCCCCATGAGTCTTTCATACCAAGACTGAGACATAAATTAAAAAAAAAAAAGAATGTTAGACCATAACAACAGTGAGATACAGTACTATTAATATCCAGAGGGACCTTGCACTTTGAGCAACCCATCCAATGAGAACAGCTGGCCATGCTAAACCACGAATCTGAGGATTGAAAAAAAGTGCAATTTTAAGATTTACAATGACAAAAAAAAAAGGGTGCATAAAGATAAGAGTATGAACCTGAACATAAGTATTAGCAGCCGGGACAATCTCAGCGTTCTTTGCCCCTGTAAAAGCTGAAAGAAGACTAAAACAGTCAACAGTACTGTTGGTTTACTACTAGTAATGTGATAAGCTAAAGTATATCTTTATGGTACCAGTTAGTGCCCAGGAACCAAACAGCCTTGTGAAGACCATCATCATGAGTCCACAAGCCAAGCCTATGAAAAGCAAGATGGATATCTGATGCTGTACTTCATCTTTATCCTGCAATAAGCACTACTATACCATTAGGAAGTTGATGAATCAACATTATCTCATTAGGATTTTCATTGTAATAAAAAACTGACCTGACGAGCGAGAGAGGTGGCAACAAGATTTGAAGTGGCAACGGAGAGGAACATGAAAGTATAACACAAATAATCACAGACGACGGTTGCAGGACCTGTTTCATCCAAATACTGTTAGAACATAGCAAAGGGAAAAGAACGCAATCGCATCAAATGCTTCAGAAGCCTTTAGACATGTCTAATAAAATAGAAAGCAAGAGAAAGCTAAGTTGAAGACAGAAAGGTTAGTGCTTTTCCAGCAGAGATAAACACAAACGGGTCCACTAAGGTAACACATAAGATAAATAAAAGAGAGAGAGAGTGTGTTTTCAGAGAAGCATACCTAAAGCAGCGAGTTCAAGGGAGCTTCCTTGACCAATCACAGCCGTGTCAATGAGACTCATCAAGGGACCACATAGCCAGAGCCCAGCAGCAGGTCCAGTGAACATGACTATCTCTTTCATCTGTCCCCAAATACTCTGATTCGCTATATCATCTACCTTCCCTCCTTCTTCTACTTCTACTTCCACAGAAATTGCATTCTCTACTCCAAGCTCAATCACCTCCTCCTCCGGAATCGACCCGTTTCCATTGACTCCACCAACAACAAGCTCCTGATTCGGACTTGAGCAGTTTCTTCTTATGCACCTTCTCAAATCCAGAGACTTCGAGCTCCTGAAACTCGGGAGTGTAGGCTTCCACGGCGGTAAGGTAATCGAAGATCGGAATGGTAGCTTGGGGTTAGAAGAAATCGAAGAAACTGTAAAAGTTACGGCTTTGCATTGAATCTGCATACTTCCTCTTCAAAATTCAGAAGAAGGAAGGTGTGCAGATTAAAAATAAACAATGGCGGCTTGAAAGGCTTCTTCTCAGGCGACTAACTGATTAAAAACAACAACAACAACGCACCAACTCCCACCTCTTTTTGTAAGCATTCGGTCTAACGTTGGTACAATTAACCGGTTATCGAAATTGGATTCTAACCGATTGTTTGATTTTTGATTTTTAATTTTTAATATTAAAACGAAGCAAATTTTGACGGCTGAAAGGCAAAGAGGACCAAAAATGATATATATAAAAAGGGAAATTTTTGATAAGGCAATGTGTGACGGTAAACCAGTCCAAGTGTTGTTGTCGTGTCGGAGACAGAGGACAAGAAGATCTTAATATGCATGGTCACTAATAGTGGCCCCGACTATAATGATTCCAGAGCTGGGTAACACACAATTTGCTCGCAAATGTTTATTTCGTGTTCGTATTTTTCTTTAACGACGAGAAATATAGACTTATGGGCCTTTTTAGTTAAGTCCATTTAAATGAATTTTGTAAACTTCTGTATATTAGGCCCGAGGGTTAAGAAGTGAACGAGCTCCTTGGGAGTTGACACGGCAGCCTATGGATCGTTGATGTAGACTTCACCATATCTGATGAAAATCTCAAAACTTAACCTCAGCCTTTAAAAGTGCTAATAAAAAAACCATTATTTTTTTTATTTTTATTTTTAATTATTAATAATCGCCCAAACCGGAAATTGGTTAATGAGGTACAACGGTTAAGTCTACAAAAACCATTTTAGATCTCATCACTGCCTCAAAAACTCATCTAAAAATATAAATAACATTATTTTTAGTTAAACTTTTTGTGGACTTTATAGATTTCCATTAAACATGTGGACCGCAGTCTCACTTAAGCTAAGAATTTTTCTATATTAATGGATTATTTTCACTGAAAATTTAGAGAAAAAATTAAAAATATTCCTTCCTCTTTTATTAGGGAAAACATTAAAAAAAATGTGATAATAACAATTCTGAGACGTCTTATAAGATAGAAAAACATATTAATGTATGATTATAGTTCTTGTTTTTTTATGTATGTTTTAAAAGTCTCTGTCTGGGTAATTAGCATTCAACTAAAAACTAGGTGATTTTCCCGCACGGATACAAACATTTACGTAATGATTGAATTAAAACAATTAATAAAAGAATATTCTTTGTTTATAACTTTTAAGTTAATTTTTAATCTCTATTTGAAATATCAGTTTGTTATGTATTATTATGTTTCCATCTTAATTTGATATATGATTTCACATATAGTATTTTGTATAGTTTCAAATATTTATTTTTGTGTTAAATTATATCTATTATTCTAAATTAAAAAAATGATTTTTTAATTATATTAAAATTGGACTTTTATTTTCTTAATTTCATGTAGTTAAGTTCATTTTCTTACATTTGTAAATATATTGGTGTTTTTGTATAAATGGGTATATATTATTTTAGAAAATAGGAAACATAAATATTAAATCAGAATTGCATTAATAAACATAACTTTTAATATTTTGAAAATTCATACAACAGAACACTACTACACATTAAATCTTAATAATTGTTTGATTTGATTTTTCATAATTTAGTATATTGAATTGTATCGATTTTCTAGTCAGAATATTTTTTTTTAATTACAATTAAACTAAAATAAACTCATCTTGTTACTTTTATCTTAGGATGAAAAATATATTTTTTAAGATTGTGTATAATTTTCTATATGTTGTTTTCCATAAAATTAAAAAACTGAAGTGTCAATAAATTTTGTTATGAAAATTCTAATTGTTCAATCAAAAATATATTGATAAATAAGAAATACTATATATATTGTTGTAGCCTCACGTTATAAAATATTTATTTGGTTTTAAAATAACCATAAGATATAATAATTTTTGGAAAAAATAAGATATTAAATAATCATTTATGTTATATTTATTATTATTAGATCAAAATATATTTATAATAAAAATATTATTATCTTTTAGAAAAATATATCTGAATTATTATATTTTTAAGTTTTTGTGAAGTTATTTATATATATATATATATTTATAAGTATAAATTTTTAAAAGTTATTGACTTTTTTTATTTTTGTTGTAGGAAACATAAAGAATAAAAAAAACTAAATTCGTTTTTGTATAAATTTATATGTTTATATTTTATAATTTTTTCTTTTTATTATTTATGTGTTTTAATAAAAAAGAAAATTACATTAAAAAGTTAGTCACAGTTTTATTAAGAAAAAAAAAACATAGATAATTGTTATTAATGGAAATCACTAATAATAATAAAAATGGAAATCACTAATAATATTTTTAATTCATTAAGGGTGTAAGTGTAATAAACCAGCGTGAAAGTTAACGTGTACCCAATACATAAGAAACTGACTTAATATATTATCGTCCACCTGGCAAATACTCGTCAGCCGGTTCACGAGAACCTCAATTTCCCCATCTTTGTGTCCTATATAACCACTGAAAACGCATTATGATTGTTGGCAGCGTGTTTAACAGTCTCAAATAGTCTAACCAGAAGAAGAAGATCATAGCAACAATGGCTTCAAGCTCTGCGTCTCTTCTCAAAGCCTCACCGGTGAAATCTGATTGGGTTAAGGGACAGAGTCTCCTCATCCGTCAACCATCCTCAGTCGCAGCTATCCGCAGCAACGCAGCACCTTCCGCTCTCACCGTCCGTGCGGCCTCTGCTTACGCCGACGAGCTCGTCAAAACAGCCGTAATCATCATATCAGAAATAATATTCTCTAAATATTTCTTTTATCCATTCGTTCAGTTGTTAATATGATTGGTGGCAGAAAACAATCGCGTCTCCGGGACGCGGAATATTGGCGATGGACGAGTCAAACGCGACTTGCGGGAAGCGTTTGGCGTCGATCGGGCTAGAGAACACGGAGGCTAACCGTCAGGCTTACCGGACGCTGCTTGTGTCAGCTCCAGGATTAGGACAGTACATCTCCGGAGCTATCCTCTTCGAGGAAACTCTCTACCAGTCCACCGTTGACGGCAAGAAAATGGTTGATGTTCTGGTCGACCAGAACATCGTCCCTGGCATCAAAGTCGACAAGGTACTACTATACCTACTACCGTATATCACTAACCTAGGTTTAGCCTTTAGGCATTTCGGTTCGGTTCTGTCTCGTTTCGAAAATTCAAAATTTTCGGTTCGGTATAACCTTACCGAGTATGAATGAAACTTGCTTCGGTTCGGGTCGATTTTATTCATTATAATTATCATCATCGGTCTGCACTTTACTAACAAATTTCGGTTTAGTTTTGATCAAGTTCGAATTGGTATGTTGGTTCGGTTTAGGTTTGGTCTCGTCAGTAAATTTTAACTTGGTATTGAAATGAATTTGTTTTGGTTGGCTTGTTTGTTTGTTCAGATTAATTTGTTGAAACGAAAAAATGTTGAAGTTTGAATGGAAGTGTGATGATGAAAGTGGCTAATGAGTTTTGTTATATGAACAGGGTTTGGTGCCGCTTGTTGGGTCTAACGACGAGTCATGGTGCCAAGGACTCGACGGTTTGGCCTCTCGAACCGCTGCTTACTACCAACAAGGTGCTCGTTTCGCCAAATGGTACGTTCGTATTCTCTGATTACACAGAGACTTGGTTACATTTTATGCCATATTGGAAGTAAAAAAAAAAAAGTGGTTTGATTGGGACTCTCATGTATTATTATTATTATTATTATGATTAGGCGCACTGTTGTGAGCATTCCAAATGGACCCTCTGCTTTGGCTGTTCAAGAAGCAGCTTGGGGACTTGCCCGCTATGCCGCTATCTCTCAGGTACAAATACATTTCTAAATCCGCTGTTTCTCATCTACATCGCTGTATATACTTATTATGGTTTTGCGTTCTGCAGGACAGCGGTCTGGTACCCATTGTGGAGCCGGAGATTCTGTTGGACGGAGAACACAACATTGACAGGACATACGAGGTTGCAGAGAAGGTCTGGGCTGAGGTCTTCTTCTACCTCGCTCAGAGCAACGTCATGTTCGAAGGTAACACTTTAAACGAAGTTTGTTTTAAAATTGATGATCAAGGCGCAAGTAAACAATGCAATACTTTTGACGACAGGCATCCTCCTGAAGCCGAGCATGGTTACTCCTGGTGCTGAGTCCAAAGACAGAGCAACTCCCGAGAAAGTTGCTTCCTACACTCTCAAGCTCCTTCGCAACAGAATCCCTCCTGCTGTTCCCGGAATCATGGTATGTTTTTCTTTTTTCTTGCAGCTCAAGAAACTATTTAGTAAACAAGATTTAGAACCAGTGATTAATCGATGTTATATCATCGCAGTTCCTGTCCGGTGGACAGTCCGAGTTGGAGGCGACTTTGAACCTGAACGCAATGAACCAAGGACCGAACCCATGGCACGTGTCCTTCTCCTACGCACGTGCATTGCAGAACACTTGCTTGAAGACATGGGGAGGCAGAGAAGAGAACGTGAAAGCGGCTCAGGAGACCCTCTTGACCCGAGCCAAAGCCAATTCGCTGGCTCAGCTCGGGAAATACACCGGAGAAGGTGAGTCCGAGGACGCCAAGGAGGGTATGTTCGTAAAAGGCTACACCTATTAAGCTGTTCCGTTTATCAAAACTCAAAACTTGAGCGTGATTGTGGTGTTTGAGTAATATTATAATACTCTTCTTATGCGACTAAGTTTTGTTTCCTTATCGTTTGGTACCACCTCGTTACTACTAATAATTGAGTTGCGTCTGCTCTAATTGTAAGACGCATTCAAAATCTCTGGCTTTGCTAGCTAGTTATGAAACTATTGTATAATGATAAAGACGTTATGCTTTTCTATCTTTTTTCCCTGTGTCTAGAGCCCATGAACCACAACAGCTATTACAAGAAAATGCATGTGCTTTTAATGGGCTTCACCTAATGGGAGATTGCAGCCAAAAGGCATGTGCTTTTAATGGCTGTACCTAAAGAGTGAGATCAGATATAAATAAATGGTTCTCACGATGATCTCTTAACTCAGAGCCACCAACGCATGTGCTTTAATGGCTACAACCTACTGAAATAGTTATCAAGATTCTAGTACTTTCTCTATCAAAGTGGTGTTCTGAATGTGACAGTTTTCTTAACAGAGACTTTCATAGTTTCATTGAGACATTAACTATGATGAGTCGTTTATACACAATCTCTTCTAAGCTTTGTTATCTAATCAACCAATCCGCAAAAGAAAGAAAAACAGAGAAGCGATCCAGATTTTTTTTTAATAAAAAAGCTTATTTGTTTCAGATCTTTTATCTTTATCTTTTAAGCTAATTTCTTCAAAAACAAAAAAAAAAAAACATAATGCACAATACTGATAGTGTTCTTGCATGCCTACATACTTCTTACTTGATCTTAGTGTATCTCTGATCACTCTCTTTTAAACGTTCCAACAGGTACAACGCCTACAGGCTCATGGTTGTTTGTGCTATTTACATCGATACCCTGCTCCTTGAAAATAGAAAGAAAAACAGTTTAGACTTAGACACCATATAGAATAGTTGAGAGCCAAAATTAGAGAGACACGTACTTGGTGATTTGATCCAGGCTCGTGTACTCTTTGAGGGTTGGAGTTAAGATCAATCATATTATGATCACCATTCCCATTTGATTCTTGACCTCGACCTGATGAGGAGACCTTTTGACGGTTTGCTTCCTGACACCTTAGTCCCAGATCATCTGCGTGGTTAGGCTTATCACCTGGAAACTACACAACACACACACATTGTAGAGGAAACACACACTCAAGATCACATTTATAAAGAAGCGGATTCCAAACCTCAATCCTCTGTCTTAGCAATAGAAAGCGCCTGTGAGTTCTCTTGCCGCCAACATGAACAACCATGTCGCATTGTAGACAAAGAGAAGTACCGTCTATCTCACAGTAAAAGAAGGCTGTATAAAAAGAAAAAAAAAAACACCTCATAAAAAAAAGAAACTTTCTTTTACTAAACACGAAAGTGGAAGCATACCAGGTGCATTTTCGCATATGTCACAGCTTGGCGCATTGCTGGGATCAGCCAAACCTACACGGACATGTCGGCTAGCTAGCTTGTTGCACATATGAACCTGAAGACAAGTAACAAAATGTTCTCTCACTCTCTTATAATTTATATGATCCGTAAATCTCTTCCTGTTGTAATAGAGTGTGTTTCACCACAGATAATGCTCAAAGAAAATTTAACATTTCTTTTGAATCAAATTTATCATTTTATTCAAAAAAAAAATACTCAAAAGAAAAATGCAAATTCTGAAGACATGCATACATAACAAGATGAAGTTACTCGATAACAATGTAAAGACAACTAAACAACAACTTTTTTGCCTGTAATAATAGTCAAACTTTTTTGCATTGGTCGAGAAAAAATAAACTGTAAACTAAGAGTTTTTCAGACAAGTGGGTATATTACTTTTTCGTCGCAGGAGCAACAGAGGGCAGCTTCGTCGGCGGCGCAGAAGACTATTGCGGCGGCGCTCTCACAGGCATCGCACAAAATACGCATGTTTTCTTCTTATTTTTTCTTTCGAGCTCGCGATTCTAGCTATGTTTGGACAGTGAAGAACACTTTGAAAGTTAGCATCTTTTTGCGAAACCCATATTTTGATTGTTGACCCGGGGAAGAAACAAGATTTGTAGGATGAATGAAGATTTAAGTTATGAATCAATCTCTTTCCTTCTTTAAAATATTGAAGAGACGGAGAGCAGCTGTCTATAAATTATGATGGATCTCCACACGCTGAAAGTAGATATTTTATGTATACTCGCCCTCTCTCCCGTTTACTTCATTTTTTCTGTGGTTGATATTTTTTTTTCTTTTTTACCAGCGAAATCAAAATACTTATTTATTTATTTATAATTTTTTCCAACAATAATTAAATTATAATTATTTTGAAATAAACAACTATTTAGAAAAGCAAATCATAGAACATAACATATTATAAACCATAGCAGAAAGAATACTTCAAACATTTTTTACTTTTATTTATCATTCCATTTTTTGTTTTTGTGATATACGGTGCCGTGCAAAGGTCTACTGGGACTTGAGACAAAAATAAAAATGGGATCTTTTAACCAAAATTTATGTTTTAATAAAAATATAATGTATAGTTAAAGAAAAATTAGCAAGTATTATGATTTAAATTAGTAAAGATCAAGAAAAAATAATCACTTAAAAGAACTAGTGAGTCTTATGATTTATAATTAGCTCTGTAATAAACAAATAACTCTACCATAGTATAAGTTAGTATGAGATGTTAACTTAATAAAGACAAAAAACTAAAAATACTAGAAAAATAAATTAATGACAGAGGTCTATACATGAAAAAACATATACATGAATGCAAGAAGACATGGTGATGATTAAATAAAAAGAGACAAAATACATATAGATCATGTAGGATAATGCGTAAGAAATAAGTTGTACAACTTAAAAATATATATACACTGAAACCTCTATAAATTAATAATGTTGGAACTACACCAAAACTATAGTTTTTTTATTAATTTATAGAAATATTAATTTATATTAATTTATAGAGATTTTTAGTGTATATTAATTTATAAAGTATTAATTTAAAGAGGTTATACTGTATATAGATCATGTATAAGTAGTTGAAATTTATTTTCTTTTTCTATTTAAGAATTTTGATATCATAAAAGGGATTTTTCTTTCTGATTTCGAAAAATTGACAATAAAAACAAAATATTTTTTCTGATAAAAGGAAAGAAGAGCAACTGTAGGAGTTCGAACTTCAGTCGATAAGATAATCATAATGTGTTTAATAAGACTACTATGCTACACAAGATTATTGAAAATTTGAGACTTTAAAATGTCTATATATTTTGGGGGTCTTTTTGGTAACAAATGAAGCACGCCTCTAGCAATATATTGGATCGTAAAATTTGATTTTTAAAATTTTATTGAAATTCTTTCAAATGATAGTAAAACCCGGTCACTAAGATCACATAAAAATATCATGTAGTAATTATAAGATGAGAAAATTAGTAAACAAGTTTTTCTAGTTTCCCAAAATGAAAGCACTCACCATTACACATAGTGAAACCACGGACCAAATACACAGAGGTAAAAAACCTATTAGTAGTGGATAGTGGGAGAAGTTAT
Proteins encoded:
- the LOC106312268 gene encoding B-box zinc finger protein 18 isoform X2, whose amino-acid sequence is MRILCDACESAAAIVFCAADEAALCCSCDEKVHMCNKLASRHVRVGLADPSNAPSCDICENAPAFFYCEIDGTSLCLQCDMVVHVGGKRTHRRFLLLRQRIEFPGDKPNHADDLGLRCQEANRQKVSSSGRGQESNGNGDHNMIDLNSNPQRVHEPGSNHQGIDVNSTNNHEPVGVVPVGTFKRE
- the LOC106312268 gene encoding B-box zinc finger protein 18 isoform X1; translated protein: MRILCDACESAAAIVFCAADEAALCCSCDEKVHMCNKLASRHVRVGLADPSNAPSCDICENAPAFFYCEIDGTSLCLQCDMVVHVGGKRTHRRFLLLRQRIEFPGDKPNHADDLGLRCQEANRQKVSSSGRGQESNGNGDHNMIDLNSNPQRVHEPGSNHQEQGIDVNSTNNHEPVGVVPVGTFKRE
- the LOC106307317 gene encoding LOW QUALITY PROTEIN: MATE efflux family protein 4, chloroplastic (The sequence of the model RefSeq protein was modified relative to this genomic sequence to represent the inferred CDS: deleted 1 base in 1 codon), encoding MQSRNFYSFFDFFNPKLPFRSSITLPPWKPTLPSFRSSKSLDLRRCIRRNCSSPNQELVVGGVNGNGSIPEEEVIELGVENAISVEVEVEEGGKVDDIANQSIWGQMKEIVMFTGPAAGLWLCGPLMSLIDTAVIGQGSSLELAALGPATVVCDYLCYTFMFLSVATSNLVATSLARQDKDEVQHQISILLFIGLACGLMMMVFTRLFGSWALTAFTGAKNAEIVPAANTYVQIRGLAWPAVLIGWVAQSASLGMKDSWGPLKALAVASAINGVGDIVLCTFLGYGIAGAAWATMVSQVVAAYMMMDALNKKGYSAFSLSVPSPSELLMIFGLAAPVFITMMSKVLFYTLLVYFATSMGTSVIAAHQVMLQTYTMCTVWGEPLSQTAQSFMPELLFGVNRNLPKARMLLKSLVIIGATLGIVVGTIGTAIPWLFPSIFTHDKAVTFQMHTVIIPYFLALFATPSTHSLEGTLLAGRDLRYISLTMTGCFAVAGLVVMLLSNGGFGLRGCWYALVGFQWARFSLALIRLLSRDGVLYSEDTSRYAEKVKAA
- the LOC106312267 gene encoding probable fructose-bisphosphate aldolase 1, chloroplastic, coding for MASSSASLLKASPVKSDWVKGQSLLIRQPSSVAAIRSNAAPSALTVRAASAYADELVKTAKTIASPGRGILAMDESNATCGKRLASIGLENTEANRQAYRTLLVSAPGLGQYISGAILFEETLYQSTVDGKKMVDVLVDQNIVPGIKVDKGLVPLVGSNDESWCQGLDGLASRTAAYYQQGARFAKWRTVVSIPNGPSALAVQEAAWGLARYAAISQDSGLVPIVEPEILLDGEHNIDRTYEVAEKVWAEVFFYLAQSNVMFEGILLKPSMVTPGAESKDRATPEKVASYTLKLLRNRIPPAVPGIMFLSGGQSELEATLNLNAMNQGPNPWHVSFSYARALQNTCLKTWGGREENVKAAQETLLTRAKANSLAQLGKYTGEGESEDAKEGMFVKGYTY